DNA from Natronolimnobius sp. AArcel1:
CATCCAGCACAATGAGCAAATCATCTTCGAACTCATTGCATAACGCGAGAATGAAATGTTTGGCGTGTTCAGCAGTTACGTACTCTTCGAATCGAGAGAAAAAGCGATCACCGTCTTCGGTGATCGCGCCCAAGAGACATGTCCAGTCGCGTTGACCGGATAATTCCACAGATGGCCGCGTGCCGCGGGGAAACCACGCGGCACGCGGCTCGACTTGGACGGATTTCTTGGTTTGATCGATACAGACTACTGTGGCGTCCATCTGCCGCCGCTTTTTTTGAACTCTTCGCGGAAAGTTTCTTGCTCGTCAGCATCAGATTCGGCGGCTGTACGGCGTGGTTTTTGATAACTCAATCCCGCTTCTTTGAGCAACCGCCGGCAACTCGGGATTGAGTACTCGACATCGTAGGTTTCCTCAAGATACTGTTGGACGAGCGCCGGCGTCCACGCCGGCGCGTCGAGCCCAACTTCCTCGGGAGATTCGTGGACAGTTGCTTCAAACTGCTCTTGCTCTTTTTCCGATAGCTTCCGATTTCTCCCAGATCGGTGAGCATCAGACACGGCCTGCTCAAGCGACTCATCAGTATCGAGTCGCTTGAGCCAGCTATAGATTGTCCGTCGCTCCACGTCGTACCACTCGGCTAGT
Protein-coding regions in this window:
- a CDS encoding IS630 family transposase (programmed frameshift), with product MDHLDEISVEELQDALDNVDKKKPTQRLLAAIAYKNGVDQTELAEWYDVERRTIYSWLKRLDTDESLEQAVSDAHRSGRNRKLSEKEQEQFEATVHESPEEVGLDAPAWTPALVQQYLEETYDVEYSIPSCRRLLKEAGLSYQKPRRTAAESDADEQETFREEFKKKRRQMDATVVCIDQTKKSVQVEPRAAWFPRGTRPSVELSGQRDWTCLLGAITEDGDRFFSRFEEYVTAEHAKHFILALCNEFEDDLLIVLDGAPYFQASAVTDLAARDDLDFVTLPAYSPELNPVEECWRQLQAALSNRFFESLDDLTTAIDTALDQLSVPEVSNYF